The following proteins are co-located in the Trichormus variabilis 0441 genome:
- a CDS encoding DUF1816 domain-containing protein, whose translation MKTIWQNLKETTINTFNTFGLAWWVEITTQNPRCTYYFGPFLNSADAKVAIKGYVEDLETEGAQGIGVNVKRCKPNNLTIAEDLGERLDRKVKPAFSGQM comes from the coding sequence ATGAAAACAATTTGGCAAAACCTGAAAGAAACTACAATTAATACTTTCAATACTTTTGGCTTGGCTTGGTGGGTGGAGATTACTACTCAAAACCCACGCTGCACATACTACTTCGGGCCTTTTCTGAATTCTGCTGACGCGAAGGTAGCCATCAAAGGCTACGTCGAGGATTTAGAGACAGAAGGGGCGCAAGGAATAGGTGTGAATGTGAAACGCTGTAAACCTAATAACTTGACGATTGCTGAAGACCTGGGGGAACGTCTTGACCGCAAAGTAAAGCCTGCCTTTAGCGGTCAGATGTAA
- a CDS encoding 2'-5' RNA ligase family protein → MNLPKSRFFVALLPPQEIQDYANQIKQHFADHYASRHAQKSPPHITLQPPFEWVDNHISILETSLRDFASQQQSIPVTLSGFDAFAPRVIYINVERSPALLNLQAELIGHTEATLKIVDAVGKQRPFVPHMTVGFRDLTKQNFQAAWTEFANRQLDFEFTADKLTLLIHDGRRWLIKSEFNFL, encoded by the coding sequence TTGAATTTACCAAAAAGTCGTTTTTTCGTCGCCTTGCTACCGCCGCAAGAGATACAAGACTACGCCAACCAAATCAAACAGCACTTTGCAGATCATTACGCTAGTCGCCACGCGCAAAAGTCGCCGCCACACATTACACTGCAACCACCGTTCGAGTGGGTAGATAATCATATATCTATACTAGAAACCTCCTTGAGAGATTTTGCCAGCCAGCAACAGTCGATACCAGTAACTCTCAGTGGTTTTGATGCCTTTGCACCCCGTGTTATTTATATCAATGTCGAGAGAAGTCCAGCACTGTTGAACTTGCAAGCTGAGTTAATCGGCCATACAGAAGCTACCTTGAAGATTGTAGATGCAGTTGGCAAACAACGCCCTTTTGTACCACACATGACAGTAGGCTTTCGAGACTTAACAAAACAAAACTTTCAGGCTGCTTGGACAGAATTTGCCAATCGTCAACTAGATTTTGAATTCACTGCGGATAAGTTAACTTTGCTGATTCACGATGGTAGACGTTGGCTGATTAAGTCAGAGTTTAATTTCCTCTAA
- the queF gene encoding preQ(1) synthase encodes MSNSSPETVSQPSQEVKYGEREIAEGQLITFPNPRVGRRYDINITLPEFTCKCPFSGYPDFATIYITYVPDERVVELKALKLYINSYRDRYISHEESANQILDDFVAACDPLEATVKADFTPRGNVHTVVEVKHRK; translated from the coding sequence ATGAGTAATTCTTCACCGGAAACGGTATCTCAGCCTAGCCAGGAAGTTAAGTATGGCGAACGGGAGATTGCGGAAGGACAATTAATTACCTTTCCCAATCCGCGTGTGGGTCGGCGCTATGATATTAATATTACCTTGCCGGAATTTACTTGTAAGTGTCCATTTTCCGGTTATCCTGACTTTGCCACTATTTATATTACCTATGTCCCTGATGAGCGAGTGGTGGAATTAAAGGCTCTCAAACTTTACATTAACAGTTACCGCGATCGCTACATTTCCCACGAAGAATCAGCCAACCAAATTCTCGATGATTTTGTCGCAGCTTGTGACCCTCTAGAAGCAACTGTCAAAGCTGATTTTACCCCCCGTGGGAACGTTCATACTGTGGTGGAAGTTAAGCACAGGAAATAA
- the rlmB gene encoding 23S rRNA (guanosine(2251)-2'-O)-methyltransferase RlmB, translating to MTNKPKKIKTTSEANRGQPVKIKGKRVIANPIRSHRNGESNPTSSNSSSRPPRPRRQFSDAAPIPKVKEENESDIIYGRHPVLSALENQRGLNRIWVTPRLRYDPRFHNLILQAKENGAVIDEVEPKRLDQITDQANHQGIAAQIAPYSYIEFYELIAQAKSVTDPVIIVADGITDPHNLGAIIRTAEAIGAQGLVIPQRRASGITSTVVKVAAGALENFPVARVVNLSRALEDLKEAGFWIYGTAAGGSEPLHTVSFRGPIVLVIGSEGEGLSMLTQRSCDVLVSIPLMGKTPSLNASVAAGMALYEIFRQRSLNTLYLDKLPKPL from the coding sequence ATGACTAACAAACCTAAAAAAATCAAGACTACCAGCGAAGCAAATCGCGGACAACCAGTAAAAATCAAGGGTAAGCGTGTCATAGCTAATCCTATTCGTAGTCACAGAAATGGAGAGAGCAATCCTACTAGCTCTAACAGCAGCTCACGGCCTCCGCGTCCACGCCGTCAATTTTCTGATGCAGCACCTATTCCCAAAGTCAAAGAAGAGAACGAAAGCGACATTATTTATGGTCGTCATCCAGTACTGAGTGCGCTGGAAAATCAACGTGGACTCAACCGCATCTGGGTAACTCCTCGACTGCGTTACGATCCCCGGTTTCATAATTTGATTCTCCAAGCCAAAGAAAATGGCGCGGTCATAGACGAAGTAGAACCCAAACGCTTAGACCAAATCACCGACCAAGCTAATCACCAAGGCATAGCTGCACAGATCGCTCCCTACTCATATATTGAGTTTTATGAACTAATTGCCCAAGCTAAGTCTGTCACCGATCCCGTCATTATCGTCGCTGATGGCATCACCGACCCCCATAATCTAGGGGCAATTATTCGTACAGCCGAAGCAATTGGCGCTCAAGGCTTGGTTATTCCCCAAAGAAGAGCATCCGGGATCACCTCTACAGTTGTGAAAGTAGCAGCAGGGGCTTTAGAAAATTTTCCTGTAGCAAGGGTAGTTAATCTCAGCAGGGCTTTAGAAGATTTAAAAGAGGCTGGCTTCTGGATTTATGGAACTGCGGCTGGAGGTAGCGAACCTCTGCACACAGTCAGTTTCCGCGGCCCCATTGTTTTGGTCATCGGCTCGGAAGGCGAAGGCTTGAGTATGTTAACTCAGCGCTCATGTGATGTTTTGGTATCAATTCCCCTGATGGGTAAGACCCCTAGTCTGAATGCCTCAGTTGCCGCAGGAATGGCGCTTTATGAGATTTTCCGCCAACGCTCATTAAACACTTTGTACCTAGATAAATTGCCAAAGCCTCTATGA
- a CDS encoding cytochrome b/b6 domain-containing protein — translation MSRSAPYQPLLLKILHGVSGFLAIAAIITGFLVYNTFDGRFGKLPIPRIGESIDIHGTFAVFFFFVFPALALYSFHAGNRKLLQQDSLQNLTQFGRPIWWVSLQRIANTLMLIAAVLAVLSGRMMKEEWLPTGELNHAWYYLHLIGWLVIVACLAIHILMSSKVGGVPLLLSIFSWQVRPEDSPTKWPSRLQNWLSNLSANVGDEINNFVQNNFPLRVIEIIVLVGIFAALVLPLFFSGE, via the coding sequence ATGTCCCGTTCTGCGCCCTATCAGCCTTTGTTATTAAAGATTCTTCATGGTGTGAGTGGATTTTTAGCGATCGCCGCCATCATCACGGGTTTTTTAGTTTACAATACTTTCGATGGTAGATTTGGCAAGTTACCCATCCCCCGCATTGGTGAAAGTATAGACATTCACGGCACATTTGCAGTCTTTTTCTTCTTTGTGTTCCCGGCGTTAGCCCTCTATAGTTTTCATGCAGGAAACCGCAAGCTATTACAACAAGATTCTTTACAAAACTTAACTCAATTTGGTAGACCGATTTGGTGGGTGAGCTTACAAAGAATTGCCAACACACTTATGTTGATTGCGGCGGTTTTAGCTGTTTTGTCTGGCAGAATGATGAAAGAAGAATGGCTTCCTACAGGAGAGTTAAATCATGCTTGGTACTACCTGCATTTAATTGGTTGGCTTGTCATTGTTGCCTGTTTAGCAATTCACATTTTAATGTCTAGTAAAGTGGGTGGTGTGCCGTTATTACTTTCCATATTTTCTTGGCAGGTACGCCCAGAAGATAGCCCGACAAAATGGCCTAGTCGTTTACAAAATTGGTTGAGTAATTTATCAGCTAATGTTGGCGATGAAATTAATAATTTTGTGCAGAATAATTTCCCTCTCAGAGTAATTGAAATAATTGTGCTAGTGGGAATTTTTGCCGCGCTAGTTTTACCATTATTTTTCTCTGGTGAGTAG
- the carA gene encoding glutamine-hydrolyzing carbamoyl-phosphate synthase small subunit, with protein MPLSDAIPALLVLADGTAYRGWSFGATGTTIGEVVFNTGMTGYQEVLTDPSYCGQIVVFTYPELGNTGVNPEDEESARPQVRGAIARNICHKPSNWRSAQSLPDYLKQHQIPGIFGIDTRALTRKIRMYGAMNGGISTEILDEAELLEQVQAAPNMAGLNLVREVTTSTVYEWSDPTTAVWEFNPEGTVNNGESLTVVALDFGVKRNILRRLASYGCRVIVVPADTSPEAILKYNPDGIFLSNGPGDPSAVTEGITTAKVLLESEKPIFGICMGHQILGHALGAETFKLKFGHRGLNQPAGLQQRVEITSQNHSFAIDPDSLPEAVVEISHLNLNDRTVAGLRHKSLPIFSVQYHPEASPGPHDADYLFAQFVHQMRTTKQATTAEVS; from the coding sequence ATGCCCCTGTCTGACGCAATACCTGCTCTCCTTGTCTTGGCAGATGGAACTGCTTACCGTGGTTGGTCTTTCGGTGCGACGGGAACCACCATTGGCGAAGTCGTCTTCAACACCGGTATGACTGGCTATCAAGAAGTATTGACTGACCCTAGTTACTGCGGACAGATTGTCGTGTTTACCTATCCCGAATTGGGGAATACAGGCGTTAATCCTGAAGACGAAGAATCAGCACGTCCCCAAGTGCGGGGTGCGATCGCCCGAAATATTTGTCATAAACCGAGTAACTGGCGATCGGCACAATCCTTACCCGACTACCTCAAACAGCACCAAATCCCCGGTATCTTTGGTATAGATACCCGCGCCCTCACTCGCAAAATTCGGATGTACGGAGCCATGAACGGCGGCATCTCCACAGAAATTTTGGATGAAGCGGAGTTGTTAGAACAGGTACAAGCAGCTCCCAACATGGCAGGCTTAAATCTAGTCCGGGAAGTTACCACCTCTACAGTTTACGAATGGTCAGATCCCACAACAGCAGTTTGGGAATTTAACCCAGAGGGTACAGTAAATAATGGGGAATCCTTGACAGTTGTCGCCCTAGATTTTGGTGTTAAACGCAATATATTACGTCGTTTAGCCAGTTATGGTTGCCGAGTCATTGTTGTACCTGCCGATACATCACCAGAAGCAATCCTAAAATACAATCCAGATGGTATTTTCCTCTCGAACGGCCCTGGTGACCCCTCGGCAGTTACAGAAGGTATTACCACAGCCAAAGTATTGCTCGAAAGTGAAAAACCCATTTTCGGTATTTGTATGGGACACCAAATTTTGGGTCACGCCTTGGGAGCAGAAACCTTTAAGCTGAAATTTGGACATCGGGGTTTAAATCAACCAGCAGGTTTACAACAACGGGTAGAAATCACCAGCCAAAACCACAGCTTTGCCATTGACCCAGATTCTTTACCTGAGGCAGTTGTGGAAATCAGCCACCTCAATTTAAACGATCGCACTGTTGCCGGTCTGCGCCACAAATCTCTACCTATCTTTTCAGTACAGTACCACCCAGAAGCCAGCCCTGGTCCTCACGATGCTGATTACTTGTTTGCCCAGTTTGTTCATCAAATGCGGACAACAAAACAAGCCACTACAGCAGAAGTGAGTTAA
- a CDS encoding retropepsin-like aspartic protease family protein, translating to MLQPFLSRAVLICLSSMIAFLSVACSGGKQKTAILRNQQSVVTEDLPVPVADEPQVAPNISQSTELPSSPMEPSSFEMGLDKAAGAESISQSAQSPDDWYLVASQFHDAIALMKKVEKQSPEFAIAQTKISEYQRQMKYAVRQANTVARPLPTRPTPRIVATAPQQSSSPQFVIPVPPPGSAKLSTEQVDFPISTALTSEQDVFVAPIKRRIGGTPIVTVTFNGQQQFDMIVDTGASGTVITQQMANALRVVTVGKAKANTASSKGVEFPIGYVDSMAVGGVIVNRVPVAIAGAELETGLLGHDFFGNYDVTIKRNVVEFRRQSHSEANSSESVPIVPILPKQYQSVGSP from the coding sequence ATGCTTCAGCCCTTTTTATCTCGCGCAGTCCTGATTTGTTTGTCTAGTATGATCGCCTTTTTAAGTGTTGCTTGTAGCGGAGGCAAACAAAAAACGGCTATTCTTCGTAATCAACAGTCTGTGGTGACGGAGGATTTACCAGTACCAGTTGCTGACGAACCACAAGTAGCACCAAATATTTCGCAGTCAACAGAGTTGCCATCATCGCCAATGGAACCGAGTTCTTTTGAGATGGGGTTAGATAAGGCGGCTGGTGCTGAGAGTATTAGTCAATCGGCGCAATCCCCTGATGATTGGTATTTGGTAGCCAGTCAGTTCCATGATGCGATCGCTCTGATGAAAAAAGTTGAAAAGCAAAGTCCTGAGTTTGCGATCGCTCAAACTAAAATTTCTGAGTATCAACGTCAGATGAAGTACGCTGTACGCCAAGCTAATACTGTCGCCCGACCATTGCCTACAAGACCGACTCCCAGGATAGTGGCAACTGCGCCCCAACAGTCTAGCTCACCCCAGTTTGTTATCCCTGTCCCACCACCTGGAAGCGCAAAACTGTCAACAGAACAAGTAGATTTTCCGATATCCACAGCACTAACATCGGAACAAGATGTTTTTGTCGCCCCAATTAAACGGCGAATTGGGGGTACACCAATTGTGACGGTGACTTTTAACGGTCAGCAACAATTTGACATGATTGTGGATACTGGAGCCAGTGGTACTGTGATCACTCAACAGATGGCAAATGCTTTGAGAGTTGTTACTGTGGGTAAGGCCAAGGCTAACACCGCTAGTTCTAAGGGTGTAGAGTTTCCCATTGGTTATGTAGATTCGATGGCAGTGGGAGGGGTGATAGTAAATAGGGTACCAGTAGCGATCGCTGGGGCAGAACTCGAAACTGGGCTTTTAGGACATGACTTTTTTGGCAATTACGATGTCACTATTAAGCGCAATGTCGTAGAATTTCGCCGCCAATCGCACTCAGAAGCTAACTCTTCAGAAAGTGTACCAATTGTTCCAATTTTGCCCAAGCAGTACCAGTCTGTAGGATCTCCTTAG
- a CDS encoding alpha/beta fold hydrolase, with protein MTEKLNIHIQGQGFPILGLHGHPGSGRSLSVFTNHLSKRYQTIAPDLRGYGTSRFRGNFTMQDHLTDLEALLDRLQIEKCLVLGWSLGGILAMELALRLPQRITGLILVATAARPRGNHPPISWQDNLYTGVAGLLNYIKPGWRWNIETFGKRSLFRYLIQQHTPTAYNYIAREALPAYLQTSPSATRALNSALRLGYNRLADLEQIHCPSLVLAGAQDKHITADSSLETAQHLKQSQWQCYPHTAHLFPWEIPQQVINDIDLWLANNSQVMSN; from the coding sequence GTGACTGAGAAACTTAACATTCATATCCAAGGTCAAGGTTTCCCCATATTAGGACTGCATGGACATCCTGGTAGTGGTCGGAGTCTGTCGGTTTTTACAAATCACTTATCAAAACGTTACCAAACTATTGCCCCTGATTTGCGTGGCTACGGCACCAGTCGCTTTCGGGGCAACTTTACCATGCAGGATCATTTAACCGACTTAGAAGCTTTATTAGATCGTTTGCAGATCGAGAAATGCTTAGTATTGGGATGGTCTTTGGGTGGGATTTTAGCGATGGAGTTGGCTTTGCGCCTACCGCAGCGTATCACTGGGCTGATTTTGGTGGCGACAGCAGCTAGACCCCGTGGTAATCATCCACCGATTTCCTGGCAGGATAATCTTTATACAGGTGTTGCTGGGTTACTAAACTACATCAAACCGGGCTGGCGCTGGAATATTGAGACTTTTGGCAAGCGATCGCTGTTTCGTTATCTCATACAGCAACACACACCCACTGCCTATAATTACATAGCCAGGGAAGCTTTGCCAGCTTACTTGCAAACTTCTCCATCTGCCACTCGCGCCCTTAACAGCGCCTTGCGTTTAGGATACAACCGACTCGCAGACCTTGAGCAAATTCATTGCCCTAGTCTGGTGCTGGCTGGCGCTCAAGATAAACACATTACAGCCGATTCTAGTTTAGAAACAGCCCAACATCTCAAACAGAGTCAGTGGCAATGCTACCCTCATACCGCCCATCTTTTCCCTTGGGAAATACCCCAGCAGGTAATAAACGATATTGACCTGTGGTTAGCAAACAACTCACAGGTAATGAGTAATTAA
- a CDS encoding YciI family protein, protein MPWFVKLEEGKVDKSIFDQYVPAHQAYVRDLITKGYKARTGYWAQFGGGMLLFEAASMAEAEAIVADDPLVKSGCVNFKLYEWKIVVE, encoded by the coding sequence ATGCCGTGGTTCGTCAAGTTAGAAGAAGGCAAAGTTGATAAATCCATCTTTGACCAATACGTACCAGCTCACCAAGCCTACGTCAGAGATTTGATTACCAAGGGTTACAAAGCCCGAACAGGTTATTGGGCGCAATTCGGTGGCGGGATGTTGCTATTTGAGGCTGCTTCAATGGCAGAAGCCGAGGCCATTGTTGCCGATGATCCCTTAGTAAAGAGCGGTTGTGTCAACTTTAAACTTTACGAATGGAAAATTGTTGTTGAATAA
- a CDS encoding DNA adenine methylase produces MLKSPLRYPGGKSKAIKQIIEYLPTSFHEYREPFVGGGSVFIYLKQKFPTLKIWINDLNTELFLFWRFAQSNLPELVQEIRRFKDRYQDGKSLFLELTTVDVTSLSDFDRAVRFFILNRITFSGTVESGGFSQQAFQKRFTYSSIERLEKLADILTEDIKITNLDYSQLLNSEQNDVFIFLDPPYFSATKSRLYGKIGDLHTSFEHQRFAELLQQCPHRWLITYDNSPEIRANFLSAHIYEWELQYGMNNYKQSGAAKGQELFISNYEIKHNSHKMAKNQQNL; encoded by the coding sequence ATGCTCAAAAGCCCACTCCGATATCCAGGCGGTAAATCAAAAGCTATCAAGCAGATAATTGAATACCTACCGACAAGCTTTCATGAATATCGGGAACCATTTGTAGGCGGTGGTTCTGTATTTATTTACTTAAAGCAAAAGTTTCCTACGTTAAAAATTTGGATTAATGATTTAAATACTGAATTATTTCTATTCTGGAGATTTGCCCAATCTAATTTACCTGAGCTAGTGCAAGAAATACGCCGATTTAAAGATAGATATCAAGATGGTAAATCACTGTTTTTGGAATTAACCACAGTCGATGTTACTAGTCTGTCTGACTTCGACAGAGCAGTAAGATTTTTTATCCTCAACAGAATTACCTTCTCTGGTACTGTAGAATCAGGTGGTTTCTCTCAACAAGCTTTTCAAAAAAGGTTTACTTACTCTTCAATAGAACGATTAGAGAAATTAGCAGATATTCTAACTGAAGATATCAAGATTACTAACTTAGACTACAGTCAACTACTGAATAGTGAACAAAACGACGTATTTATATTCTTAGATCCGCCATATTTTAGTGCTACAAAATCTAGATTGTATGGTAAAATTGGGGATTTACATACATCTTTTGAACATCAGCGATTTGCTGAGTTATTGCAACAATGTCCCCATCGTTGGCTTATTACCTACGACAATTCACCGGAAATCCGAGCTAATTTTTTATCTGCTCACATATACGAATGGGAATTGCAATATGGCATGAATAACTATAAACAAAGCGGTGCTGCCAAGGGACAAGAGTTATTTATTAGCAACTATGAAATCAAACATAATTCCCATAAAATGGCAAAAAATCAACAGAATTTATAG
- a CDS encoding DUF1772 domain-containing protein, whose translation MAGVFFAFSTFVMNALARLQPTQGIVAMQSINITVINPLFMTAFLGTGVACMILLISLLLNRHQPSAVYLLAGSLLYLFGTFGVTIIFNVPLNKALAIANPDSTDGVKLWTSYLTNWTFWNHIRTAAALAASALLTIALRY comes from the coding sequence ATGGCTGGAGTCTTCTTCGCTTTCTCCACCTTCGTCATGAATGCTCTTGCCAGACTTCAACCCACGCAGGGCATTGTCGCTATGCAGTCCATTAATATTACAGTGATTAACCCATTGTTTATGACAGCGTTTCTGGGAACAGGCGTGGCGTGCATGATTCTTTTAATTTCTTTACTGTTAAACAGGCATCAACCCAGTGCTGTCTATTTGCTTGCTGGTAGTCTACTCTATCTTTTTGGTACATTCGGCGTGACCATCATATTTAATGTACCGCTAAACAAAGCGCTGGCGATCGCCAATCCAGATAGCACTGATGGGGTGAAACTTTGGACTAGCTACCTGACTAACTGGACATTCTGGAACCACATTCGCACAGCCGCAGCACTTGCAGCATCAGCATTGCTCACCATCGCACTCCGCTATTGA
- a CDS encoding STAS domain-containing protein gives MSVHFNDEEGIIAEPLNLTVSLRGTREVRDNYQLFRLTGLLDAFSEPTFRKVLGGKIDEGPKHIILDLSQIDFVDSSGLGALVQLAKQAQTAEGTLQIVTNARVTQTVKLVRLEKFLSLQSTVDAAVENIKGA, from the coding sequence TTGAGCGTTCACTTTAACGACGAGGAGGGAATTATTGCTGAACCACTAAATCTAACCGTAAGCCTGAGAGGTACTCGTGAAGTCCGCGATAACTATCAGCTATTCCGCCTCACAGGTCTGTTAGATGCCTTTTCTGAGCCGACGTTTCGCAAGGTACTTGGCGGCAAAATTGATGAAGGCCCAAAGCATATTATTCTGGATCTTTCGCAAATTGACTTTGTTGACAGTTCCGGCTTGGGCGCTCTGGTGCAGCTAGCCAAGCAAGCTCAAACGGCCGAAGGAACCTTGCAAATTGTCACCAATGCACGCGTTACTCAAACTGTCAAGCTCGTTCGCTTAGAGAAGTTTCTCTCACTGCAATCCACAGTTGACGCAGCTGTAGAAAACATCAAGGGTGCTTGA
- a CDS encoding phasin family protein produces the protein MPGFGDIVQKAFYLGVGLASYAGEKAGGKLTELRSQVQKLADEMVAKGEMTTDEARRFVEDMMKQAQQPPATDEAPGKPPSSEPRRIEILEEDEEPTVKEASTEKVDELRQQVLDLQEELKRLQKE, from the coding sequence ATGCCTGGTTTTGGAGATATTGTTCAAAAAGCATTTTACCTCGGTGTCGGATTGGCTTCTTACGCTGGCGAGAAAGCTGGGGGTAAATTAACTGAACTGCGATCGCAAGTCCAAAAACTGGCAGACGAGATGGTTGCCAAGGGTGAAATGACCACAGACGAAGCCCGTCGCTTTGTGGAAGATATGATGAAGCAAGCCCAACAGCCTCCAGCAACAGATGAAGCTCCTGGAAAACCGCCCTCTTCTGAACCTCGTCGCATCGAAATTTTAGAGGAAGATGAAGAACCAACGGTGAAAGAGGCATCAACAGAGAAAGTAGATGAACTGCGCCAACAAGTGCTAGACCTGCAAGAAGAGTTAAAAAGATTGCAAAAAGAATAG
- a CDS encoding Mini-ribonuclease 3 gives MKSQEEELLDKQGEDLKPDSSWNQALLATTAPLIQNISQTQLQQISPAALAYVGDAIYELYVRMFYLLPLQRSDAYHRLVVAQVRAETQALHLRSLTPYLRASELEIVRRGRNAAAGRPKRVDPEIYQQATSLEALIGYLYITDFPRLTELLQKIHLEKEE, from the coding sequence GTGAAGTCCCAGGAGGAAGAGTTACTAGATAAACAAGGTGAAGACCTTAAGCCAGATTCATCTTGGAATCAAGCACTCTTGGCAACCACTGCGCCATTAATTCAAAATATCTCCCAGACACAATTGCAGCAGATTTCTCCTGCGGCTTTGGCTTATGTAGGGGATGCAATTTATGAACTTTATGTTAGAATGTTTTACCTGCTACCACTACAGCGATCTGATGCTTACCATCGTTTAGTAGTAGCACAAGTAAGAGCAGAAACACAGGCGCTACATTTGCGATCGCTGACTCCTTACCTGAGGGCAAGTGAATTAGAAATTGTCCGCCGAGGCCGTAATGCTGCCGCAGGTCGTCCCAAACGAGTTGATCCCGAAATATATCAACAAGCCACAAGTCTTGAAGCTTTAATAGGCTACCTTTATATCACCGATTTCCCACGTTTAACCGAACTGTTACAGAAAATCCATCTAGAGAAAGAAGAATAA
- the trpD gene encoding anthranilate phosphoribosyltransferase: MTTSPIPTQESSTSWYLLLQQLIDGESLSRSQAAELMQGWLSEAVPPELSGAILTALNFKGVSADELTGMAEVLQSQSKLGSGENSSQLPITNYQFPIIDTCGTGGDGSSTFNISTAVAFVAAAYGVPVAKHGNRSASSLTGSADVLEALGVNLGASSEKVQAALQEVGITFLFAPGWHPALKAVATLRRTLRIRTVFNLLGPLVNPLRPTGQVVGLFTPKLLTTVAQALDNLGKQKAIVLHGRERLDEAGLGDLTDLAVLSDGKLQLTTINPQEVGVTPAPIGALRGGDVQENAEILKAVLQGQGTQAQQDAVALNAALALQVAGAVPLLDHAKGVSVAKEILQTGTAWAKLEQLVHFLKS, translated from the coding sequence ATGACAACTTCCCCAATCCCTACCCAAGAATCTTCTACTAGTTGGTATCTTCTACTGCAACAATTAATAGATGGTGAATCTTTAAGTCGATCGCAAGCTGCTGAATTGATGCAAGGTTGGCTTAGTGAAGCCGTACCTCCAGAGTTATCAGGAGCAATCTTAACAGCACTCAACTTTAAAGGCGTTTCTGCCGATGAGTTGACTGGTATGGCTGAAGTACTACAATCTCAATCTAAATTGGGGAGTGGAGAAAATTCTTCCCAATTACCCATTACCAATTACCAATTCCCCATAATCGATACTTGTGGCACTGGTGGCGACGGGTCATCAACTTTTAACATTTCTACTGCTGTGGCGTTTGTGGCGGCTGCTTATGGTGTACCTGTTGCCAAGCATGGTAATCGTTCGGCTTCGAGTTTGACGGGTAGTGCCGATGTTTTAGAAGCTCTGGGTGTTAACTTGGGTGCTTCTAGTGAAAAAGTACAAGCTGCTCTGCAAGAAGTCGGGATCACATTTTTGTTTGCTCCCGGTTGGCATCCTGCATTAAAAGCGGTGGCTACTTTGCGACGGACTTTAAGAATCCGCACGGTGTTTAATTTGCTGGGGCCGTTGGTCAATCCTTTGCGTCCCACAGGACAAGTGGTGGGGTTATTTACTCCCAAACTTTTGACAACTGTTGCCCAAGCTTTAGATAATTTGGGTAAGCAAAAGGCGATCGTCTTACATGGACGAGAAAGGCTGGATGAGGCTGGGTTGGGTGATTTAACTGACTTAGCAGTATTATCTGATGGTAAGCTACAGTTAACTACGATAAATCCCCAGGAAGTGGGTGTGACACCTGCTCCTATTGGCGCACTCCGGGGTGGGGATGTACAAGAAAATGCGGAGATTCTCAAAGCTGTATTGCAAGGCCAAGGAACCCAAGCACAACAGGACGCTGTAGCTTTAAACGCGGCTTTGGCGCTACAGGTGGCGGGTGCAGTCCCATTATTAGACCATGCCAAAGGTGTGAGTGTAGCTAAGGAGATCCTACAGACTGGTACTGCTTGGGCAAAATTGGAACAATTGGTACACTTTCTGAAGAGTTAG